TTGGCATGCTCGGGATTGCGAAAAGGCGCATTGGCAGCGTTGATTTCATGTTTGCAATCTCCTTTTAAGAATTGTGCAATCTGCTTTGCACTTAGGGTTTAGCGTCTAGGGCCTTTATCGCCTTTGTGTGCGTTGCGTATGTTTAAACACCGGTCAAAGAAAAATGGTTGGATATTGGGAATTGGGCTCATAGGTTGATTGTACTGTATATGCTGTTATTTGAATGATTATTAACTGTTTAGATTTATTAGATTAATGCAAAGTGTGAACAAAATTCTGAGGTGTGATTTCTAATCTCAAGGTCATCTGTTTGTTTTGTTTCCAGAAATTGAAAGGAAACAGGAGATCTTAGTTCATGGAGCAAAAGTTTCCAAGTTAGGATCACAAGTGTAGTTGTTAATCTGGTTATATTGTAAACAGCTTAAAGGTGATGAAGTATAACCAGGAAAAAGTTGTCAGGTTAGATATTCCTCAGAAATGTTAATTAGATTTTCCTTGATTAAGTCTGGGTTCGTTTCACTTGAAAATCCCTTCATCAGAACTTACTTTTCTTAGAACACTTATTTGTAAGGTGGAAATAGCAAGGCCTAATTCTTACCTAATTGTGATGTGATCTCATGCTGATGATGCAAGTATGCAACTGTGCAAGCATTTGTGATTTTTGTTACCTTATATGACTTTGGATGTAACTCTGGAAGTTATCCAACTTGAATATGAACTTTGATTCCAAACATAGCCTTATAGCtaaattatacgaagtatatgttaCATGTCTTatacacaagttcctctcattCTTTTTCACCTTGCCATTGTTCATCTTCTTTTTCACCCTAAATACACTCAAGGAAATTGATGTTTTCTCTTAGATTTCCCCTTTTGAATTTTGTTATCCTTTTTGTAGTCAAAGTTTGATATCTTTGACCATTAATTGTCAAAAGTACATTAATTTGTATATTAAACTTGTTGTAGTTGATTTATATTATCTAAAAACTATTTCATAAGTGGTGTGTGCTGTCTTAAAAACTATAGCAATATTAGTAcggattactccctccgtcccttttttATTGCCATGTATTCCTTTTTGGGAGGTCCCCTTGAGTTTTCCACAGACCTTAAATGGAAAGTTTTACCACTTGCTCTCGTtctatctctctcctctttggtcCACTTTACCTACTCATGTGCACAATTACACCCAAGTCTCAGTAAATGGTAGTTTGCTTTATGGGGCAATCAGAAGgggcggagggagtaatatataaGGAGTAATACTAAGAGAATTTTTTTGTCAATGTTTGTTTTTGAAGTTTGTGAAAAGTTAAATGGGAGGTGTGAAGTTTATGACGAAACGGGAGAAGCTGAGTATTTTCTATTGAGTAGGGGAGAGGAAGGATGGTTACACTTTAACCATCTACTTGTTAGTTGTTATTGCGGGATTAATAATTCAAATCCGTCTATGTAACTTCGAGGCCGTTTCTTGACACTTTTTTTTCCGATGCAAGCTAGGAGCAAATTACCATAAATCAAACATGAGAGTTACAACAGATAAAAGGTTCAGGGAGGTCTCTCCTCTAATATTACATGCTCAATATAGTTAAGGGGCCTGATTCAGAACTACTTTAGCATAATTGGAGTTATCAAGTTTTCTACAAGTTTTTGCCAAAAGATCTGATACCCGATTTGTACTCCGTGCTCCATGTTGGACTATAATCAGGAAATTTTCATCCTTCACACACGATTCTTGCAATATGAGAGCTACTGCCTGCTTTGAATCAGAAGAAATAACAATGTTCTTCCAATCCCTTTCACAAATAATTTGTAACCCAACATAGATAGCCTTTAATTCACCTATCATAGCTTCTTGATGATACTTTTAAATTCTTAACTATGTGCTTCTTGATGATACTtctcatgtttttgttttttgtaaaAAATGTTACCCTATCTCTTGTTAAATTTATCTATGCAACTTAATAAGACACTTGTTTTTGTTTTCCAAATCATTTATGTTTGACTTTCACTCTCAGTTTAACTCATATATGGACAACTTGACTGTCTACTTCAGGTTTCAGGATTGGGTTCCTCAGAAAAGTGCTGATGGACAGTATTACATACATGACGATACTCGATTTGGCAGTATTAGAAGATCAATGGGCTCGGTATCAAATAGCTTCAAAAGAGGATGGGAATATTTTCCTTTAAGTTTTAAAAGAATTGGCAAATCTCTCAGTGCCAGTTCTTTAAGCGAGTCATGGCCTAAGAAGAAAGTGCTAGATCCACAAGGCGCTTTTCTTCAGAAATGGAATAAGATATTTGTATTATCCTGTTTTATTGCAGTCTCGGTAGATCCTTTATTTTTCTACATCCCCGTGATTAATGATGATAAAAAATGCCTGGATTTGGACCACAAGTTGGAGATCACTGCCAGCGTTTTACGCTCCTTTACTGATATCTTTTACTTGCTTCATATCATTTTCCAATTCCGTACCGGTTTTATTGCTCCTTCTTCTCGGGTATTTGGCAGAGGGGTTTTAGTAGAAGATGCAAAAGCAATTGCAAAGAGATATCTCTCCTCCTACTTTTGGATTGACATTCTCGCTGTGCTTCCCTTACCACAGGTTTGCAGGACTTTTCCTTATAACCAGCCATACATGTTATTTCACTAATATGGTAGCGTTTTTGAATGAATTGTAGTTCACCTGAAAATGTttatgttttgatgattgagaTTTCCACATCTTGCGAGTTGTGTGCTTTATACTCTACTTCCTGTTGTGAGTATATAGAACATTGTCCATTGATGGAGGTATCTTGTTTAGATGATGGATTTTCTTATGATATTAATGCCTCTATGATATTCTTGCTTAAGCTCCTTATTTGTCTTCCCATGCAATAATCTGTTAGTCATGGACTGTAGTATTTGTTGGAGAACATACCTTGTAGTGACTTGTAAAAGAAGACATTTCAAGCTGTTATTACTCCTTCAGCCCTAAATAATAGGCCACATTGATTGGGGGTCATTTTAAAAGATTTGAGTTTAAAGACTTTAAACTCCACAACTATCTtcaatatttatatatatattttttacatCTTTACCTTTACCTTTACAATTatatcttttttaaaaaaatgtttgtaTGGCGGTTGTTAAGGGTAAAATGGAAAGTTAATGTTTACCTTACTAAATTTGAAAATGACCCCCTTTTTTATTTTGTGATATAAAACTTATTTAATTTGGTCGGTTTACGTTGTAAATTTACTATTATTTGCAGGTGGCAATCTTAATTATCATACCCAGATTGAGCGGCTTCAGATCAGCAAACACGAAAAACTTGTTAAAGTTTATTGTAGTCTTCCAGTATGTTCCAAGGATCCTTCGAGTTTTCCCATTATACAAGGAAGTTACTAGAACATCAGGCATCTTGACTGAAACAGCATGGGCTAGTGCTGCCTTTAATCTCTTGCTTTACATGCTTGCAAGTCATGTGAGTGATAGAAATTTTGCAATTAACTTCTGCTTCTTTCATTTTGTACTACCTGCATACTTTCTTAacttgagaaaatgagaatgaagTGGTATATGAATTTTGTGAATCCGAAATTGAAGTTTGTATTGAGggtccgtttggtagggcgtaaaacgttttcatggaaaatgattttccccttttcaatcattttacgttgtttggtgggtaagggatggaaaacaattttccatgactccctcaaaggtggaaaacccttttccatttgaaagggagggaaaccacttttccttatTTCCTCCTTACccccctctcctttcttcccttcaatcttcaccatcttctcccattttcctttaaggtaccaaataaaggaaaactagtttggaattgtgttttcccttgaaaaatgttttccatggaaaatcattttacgccttaccaaacggagcctgaATGGTGTTCTGTCTTGCAAATGCAATTAACATTTTTGGTTGTATGTGTTGGATCACTCAAGTGACTTTTACTACGATAGTCTATGCCAAAGATCCTGTGAAAATTTCATATTAATTGTTGTTCATCTTTAACTTAGCGTTAGTAACTTGCCTCTTAATTTCACCACTTTTGATTTTTCCCGTGTTTTAAGATTTTGGATTGTCGACTATTACCACCAGACAGGGACGTATATTTATGCCTTGTTTTCCATCGTTGTGAGTTTTGAGGGTTTTTTTGAAACCAACAACTTTTTGgtagttttaagttttcaataatAACATAACTGGTATTTATGGCTCGGTTTATGTTAATATAGAAGTTCTAATACAATTTGAACATGGCCTTCgaagttttttctttttgacatCTATGTTTTCCAAATAGTTTTGGACTTGGTATAATCATGTAAATTTATGATGTATTTGTGTATGTCTCTTCTGGTTTGTATGGCTAATTTTCTATAGAAATGTTTCATGTTTCAGTTCTAATCCTCGATCTTTGTTGTATTTCATTAGGTAGCTGGAGCTTTTTGGTACTTATTTTCTATTGAACGGGAAACTACTTGCTGGAAAAGTGCTTGTAGAAAGCGTCCTCAGTGTGATTCTGGTGCTCTATATTGTGGCGTGAGTTCAGGAAATAACACTTATTTGAATGATCACTGCTCTATCGACCCTGATAATCCAGGGCCCTTTGATTTTGGAATGTTTCTTAACGCCCTTACATCCGGTGTAGTGGCGACAACAGATTTCCCAAAGAAATTCCTTTTCTGTTTCTGGTGGGGCTTACAAAATTTGAGGTTAgcagtttttgtttttgttttttggggGAGTTTATTTTCTTGATCTCCTTGCATCATGTAATCAAAGTTATCACTATGTGGCCATCTTCTAGATCTTGTTCTGATTCTTTCCTTGACTTGGCTCCTATGTTGAACCCTATATGGCTATATTAGGGACACACTTCTtttctacttttttttaaaaataaataaattaaatttatgttcTTGGAAAGCTTTTATTTGAGTTTACTTAGTTTGTGCTTTTAATGGTGTAAGACTTGGTATACAATGTAGTCCTACGCTCCCAAGAGTCCCAACACCCCCTTCGACCAAAAAAATGGTTTTCCAATGTGGTTGGGGACGGGTAACAGTCACAATCTGGGATCATGCATCGTGGAAGTGTAGTTCTTGTAGTTTCACGTAAAGTTCGAATTTGACATCGGATCTTTTGTGTTATCATCCGTGTTGGCTGAACTTATTGAATTTCTTCTGGGCTATGTCAATGTTGTATTGGCTTTATTTGTATCAACCATGTTGAATGAGATATAGCAGTCCAATAACCTGGGAATATCAATTAGGCCAGCTGGAAAATCAATGTGTATCAGCCAATGCGTTTCATATTTGCTGATATTTAACTTCACAATGGTCAATGGATGCTTGAAGTGAATGTCCAAGAGAGgaattgtaaaaaattattgaaaatgtGAAGCATAAAGTGTTTTCTTAATGGTAGATGACTAGAGTTGACATTTCACTTTTTTTGTTTGGCTTTTCGATGGACTAAATTAATTGGCTCATTGGGGTAGTGTCGACGTTTTGTACCTGTAAATCTACTATTTTTGGGATCCAAAGAGGGAAACATGACAATTTTTGGTAGCGGATTCATTTTTTAGGTTAAGCTGCACATCGATAAGTAGTAACTGTGGTGCAGATATAAGTTAAATACCCTTGAGTTGGGCTTCTCTCTTTCTTGCTTATGGAGTTATGATGTGATAGAAGAGTTTGTATTTCTAATATATGAGAGTATTATTATTTCCAAAGAAACGAATTTGTTTCGAGGATAAAATCTTGGCTATGCTGACACTTTGTTTGACATTTTCCACTTGCAGCTCACTTGGTCAAAACCTTCAAACGAGTACCTATATCTGGGAAAACTTGTTTGCCATTTTGATTGCCATTGCTGGTCTCGTGCTGTTTGCATTTCTTATTGGAAATATGCAGGTGGGTTTAAATATTTTCGTTATGTTGTACCAATTATATTGGAGAAGTAGATTCATTTACCAGGAGAGGGACTCAGATA
This genomic stretch from Spinacia oleracea cultivar Varoflay chromosome 3, BTI_SOV_V1, whole genome shotgun sequence harbors:
- the LOC110780242 gene encoding cyclic nucleotide-gated ion channel 1, with product MKYNQEKVVRFQDWVPQKSADGQYYIHDDTRFGSIRRSMGSVSNSFKRGWEYFPLSFKRIGKSLSASSLSESWPKKKVLDPQGAFLQKWNKIFVLSCFIAVSVDPLFFYIPVINDDKKCLDLDHKLEITASVLRSFTDIFYLLHIIFQFRTGFIAPSSRVFGRGVLVEDAKAIAKRYLSSYFWIDILAVLPLPQVAILIIIPRLSGFRSANTKNLLKFIVVFQYVPRILRVFPLYKEVTRTSGILTETAWASAAFNLLLYMLASHVAGAFWYLFSIERETTCWKSACRKRPQCDSGALYCGVSSGNNTYLNDHCSIDPDNPGPFDFGMFLNALTSGVVATTDFPKKFLFCFWWGLQNLSSLGQNLQTSTYIWENLFAILIAIAGLVLFAFLIGNMQTYLQSITTRLEEMRVKKRDAEQWMSHRLLPQDLRDRIRRYEQYKWQETRGVDEESLIQNLPKDLRRDIKRHLCLDLVTRVPMFEKMDDQLLDAMCDFLKPVLYTEDSYVIREGDPVDAMVFVMRGKLLTITTNGGRTGFLNSEYLKAGDFCGEELLTWALDPSPSSNLPLSTRTVQTLTEVEAFALMADDLKFVASQFRRLHSKQLRHTFRFYSQQWRTWAACFIQAAWRRYHRKKMEQSLKEEEDRLQDALAREAGTSSPSLGATIYASRFAANALRALRRNGARKARLPERISPMLLQKPAEPDFSVEDQ